In one Salipiger abyssi genomic region, the following are encoded:
- a CDS encoding error-prone DNA polymerase, producing the protein MTAALPQPTPPAYAELCVTSNFTFLTGASHPEELVARAAELGLAAIAITDRNSLAGVVRAYSALKILKEKAEETLRIRSRHRVDSCSRQEVGTPEEIPHPAAPQLPKLITGARLVLEDDPVEWLALPVDRPGYHRLARLLSTGKRRAEKGRCRLHLEDLLEGCAGMILIALPPPDLAQATAPVRALQRRYPGHVFLGAAPRYDGSDQAWFDACAHAALRLSAPMVAVGDVLLHRASRRRLADVLTCLREGLTIDAIGTRALPNAERRLKGAPDMARLYRNHPAALRRTLEIAARCAFDLSELSYEYPDEIADGETPQGRLRRLAEAGLVRRYPDGAPDKVRKLMEKELAVVGELGFAAYFLTVNDIVTHARSEGILCQGRGSAANSVLCFLLGITDVTPDMIGMVFERFVSRHRGEPPDIDVDFEHERREEVIQWIYEKYGRHRAGLCATVIHFRSRAAIREVGKVMGLSQDVTAALAGQIWGMSDGGADPERIRELGLDPSDRRLAQTIELIGEIIGFPRHLSQHVGGFVITRGRLDELCPIENAAMEDRTVIEWDKDDIDTLGILKVDVLSLGMLTCIRKAFGLLQDHEGLRHRLDTVPQEDPATYAMLQRADAIGVFQVESRAQMNFLPRMKPATFYDLVIEVAIVRPGPIQGGMVQPYIRRRQKLEEPEPFGPALKEVTRKTLGVPLFQEQAMQIAVVGAGYSAEEADKLRRSLASFRRMGTIGEHRDRFLAGMRQNGYDDETAERCFAQIAGFADYGFPESHAAAFAMLTYVSSWLKCHHPAVFACALLNSQPMGFYAPAQIVRDAREHGVEIRPICVNRSGWDNALERRADGALALRLGFRQIKGFGKEETEWIAAARGNGYPDPESLWLRAGLAPAVLERLAEADAFAGLGLTRRDALWQVRAIRAPAPLPLFSDPLDGEGLREPAVALPPMHLGEEVVEDYVATRLSLRAHPMELLRPALPGLTPHAELATTPLQRLSVCGLVITRQRPGTASGVIFLTLEDETGVSNVVVWPKVYARYRRVVMGGRLLRVSGHLQREGIVVHLIAERIEDMSARLSDLGHPLDEAVGITSPAADDAPRPPRYPPRARHPREQAKRLFPSRDFH; encoded by the coding sequence ATGACCGCCGCCCTGCCCCAACCCACGCCCCCCGCCTATGCGGAGCTGTGCGTCACCTCGAATTTCACCTTCCTCACCGGCGCTTCGCATCCCGAAGAGCTGGTCGCCCGCGCCGCCGAGCTGGGCCTCGCCGCCATCGCCATCACCGACCGCAATTCGCTGGCCGGCGTGGTGCGGGCCTATAGCGCGCTGAAGATCCTGAAGGAAAAAGCCGAGGAAACGCTGCGTATCCGCTCCCGGCACCGGGTGGACAGCTGCTCGCGGCAGGAGGTCGGCACGCCGGAGGAAATCCCCCATCCCGCCGCGCCGCAGTTGCCGAAGCTCATCACCGGCGCCCGGCTGGTACTCGAGGACGACCCGGTGGAGTGGCTCGCCCTGCCGGTGGACCGGCCCGGCTATCACCGGCTGGCGCGGCTGCTCTCCACCGGCAAGCGGCGCGCCGAAAAGGGCCGGTGCCGGCTGCATCTGGAGGATCTGCTGGAGGGCTGCGCCGGCATGATCCTCATCGCCCTGCCGCCGCCCGATCTGGCACAGGCCACCGCCCCGGTCCGCGCCCTGCAAAGGCGCTACCCCGGCCATGTCTTTCTGGGTGCCGCGCCGCGCTATGACGGCTCCGATCAGGCCTGGTTCGACGCCTGCGCCCATGCGGCGCTGCGGCTCTCGGCACCGATGGTCGCGGTGGGCGACGTGCTTTTGCACCGCGCATCGCGGCGCCGGCTCGCCGATGTGCTGACCTGCCTGCGCGAGGGGCTCACCATCGACGCCATCGGCACCCGCGCCCTGCCCAATGCCGAGCGCCGGCTGAAGGGCGCCCCCGACATGGCGCGGCTCTACCGCAACCACCCCGCCGCGCTGCGCCGCACGCTGGAGATTGCCGCACGCTGTGCCTTCGATCTTTCGGAACTCAGCTACGAGTATCCCGACGAGATCGCCGACGGTGAAACGCCCCAGGGACGGCTGCGGCGCCTTGCCGAGGCGGGGCTGGTCCGGCGCTACCCGGACGGCGCGCCGGATAAGGTCCGCAAACTCATGGAAAAGGAGCTGGCGGTGGTCGGCGAGCTGGGCTTTGCCGCCTATTTCCTCACCGTGAACGACATCGTGACGCATGCCCGCAGCGAGGGCATCCTCTGCCAGGGGCGCGGCTCGGCGGCCAATTCGGTGCTCTGCTTCCTGCTCGGCATCACCGACGTGACCCCGGACATGATCGGCATGGTCTTTGAACGCTTCGTCTCGCGCCATCGTGGCGAGCCGCCCGATATCGACGTGGATTTCGAGCACGAGCGGCGCGAGGAGGTGATCCAGTGGATCTATGAGAAATACGGCCGCCACCGTGCCGGGCTCTGCGCCACGGTGATCCATTTCCGCTCGCGCGCGGCGATCCGCGAGGTCGGCAAGGTGATGGGGCTGAGCCAGGACGTGACCGCCGCGCTGGCGGGTCAGATCTGGGGCATGTCCGATGGCGGCGCCGATCCCGAGCGCATCCGCGAGCTGGGGCTCGATCCCTCGGACCGCCGGCTCGCCCAGACCATTGAGCTGATCGGCGAGATCATCGGCTTTCCCCGCCACCTGTCGCAGCATGTGGGCGGCTTTGTCATCACCCGCGGGCGGCTCGACGAACTCTGCCCGATCGAGAACGCCGCGATGGAGGATCGCACGGTCATCGAATGGGACAAGGACGATATCGACACGCTGGGGATACTGAAGGTCGATGTGCTCAGCCTCGGCATGCTGACCTGCATCCGCAAGGCCTTTGGCCTGCTGCAGGATCACGAGGGCCTCCGCCACCGGCTCGACACCGTGCCGCAGGAGGATCCGGCCACCTATGCCATGCTGCAACGGGCCGACGCCATCGGGGTGTTTCAGGTGGAAAGCCGGGCGCAGATGAATTTCCTGCCCCGGATGAAGCCCGCCACCTTCTACGATCTGGTGATCGAGGTGGCCATCGTGCGCCCCGGCCCGATCCAGGGCGGCATGGTGCAGCCCTATATCCGCCGCCGCCAGAAGCTCGAAGAGCCCGAGCCCTTCGGCCCGGCGTTGAAGGAGGTCACCCGCAAGACGCTGGGGGTGCCGCTGTTTCAGGAACAGGCGATGCAGATCGCTGTGGTCGGCGCCGGCTATTCGGCGGAGGAGGCCGACAAGCTGCGCCGCTCGCTCGCCTCCTTCCGCCGCATGGGCACCATCGGCGAGCATCGCGACCGCTTCCTCGCCGGGATGCGGCAGAACGGCTATGACGACGAGACCGCCGAGCGCTGCTTTGCCCAGATCGCGGGCTTTGCCGATTACGGCTTTCCCGAAAGCCACGCGGCGGCCTTTGCCATGCTGACATACGTGTCCTCCTGGCTGAAATGCCACCACCCGGCGGTGTTTGCCTGCGCGCTGCTGAATTCCCAGCCGATGGGGTTCTACGCCCCCGCCCAGATCGTGCGCGACGCGCGCGAGCACGGGGTCGAGATCCGCCCGATCTGCGTCAACCGCAGCGGCTGGGACAACGCGCTGGAGCGCCGCGCCGACGGCGCGCTGGCGCTGCGGCTGGGGTTCCGCCAGATCAAGGGATTCGGCAAGGAGGAGACGGAGTGGATCGCGGCGGCGCGCGGCAACGGCTATCCCGATCCCGAGAGCCTCTGGCTGCGTGCGGGTCTGGCACCGGCGGTGCTGGAGCGGCTGGCCGAGGCCGATGCCTTTGCCGGGCTCGGGCTCACGCGGCGCGATGCGCTCTGGCAGGTGCGCGCAATCCGGGCGCCCGCGCCGCTGCCGCTCTTCTCCGATCCGCTCGACGGCGAGGGGCTGCGCGAGCCTGCGGTGGCGCTGCCGCCGATGCATCTGGGCGAGGAGGTGGTGGAGGATTACGTCGCCACGCGGCTGTCGCTGCGCGCCCATCCGATGGAGCTTCTGCGCCCCGCCCTGCCCGGGCTCACGCCGCATGCGGAGCTGGCGACCACGCCGCTGCAGCGGCTCAGCGTCTGCGGGCTGGTGATCACCCGGCAGCGGCCGGGAACGGCCTCGGGGGTGATCTTCCTGACGCTGGAGGACGAAACCGGCGTGTCGAACGTGGTGGTCTGGCCGAAGGTCTATGCGCGCTATCGCCGCGTGGTGATGGGCGGGCGGCTGCTGCGGGTCAGCGGCCATCTGCAACGCGAGGGGATCGTGGTGCATCTGATCGCGGAGCGGATCGAGGACATGTCGGCGCGGCTCTCCGATCTCGGCCACCCGCTGGACGAGGCGGTGGGCATCACCTCCCCCGCCGCCGACGACGCCCCGCGCCCGCCACGCTACCCGCCCCGCGCCCGGCATCCGCGCGAGCAGGCGAAGCGGCTGTTCCCGAGCCGGGATTTTCATTGA
- the recN gene encoding DNA repair protein RecN, which yields MLRALEIRDMLIIDRLDLMFQPGLNVLTGETGAGKSILLDSLGFVLGWRGRAELVRSGAAQGEVTAVFELSSGHAARGVLEEAGLPVSDELILRRVNSADGRKTGWVNDRRASGEVLRRLSDTLVELHGQHDDRGLLNPSGHRTILDSYAAISAELAAVRAAWAERRGARKRLEAAEAALAEMRAEEEFLRHAVEELDTLAPGPEEEAELDTRRRTMQAAERIREDIARASDALGYEGAEGAMANALRWLEGASDKAEGRLEAAIAALTRAMAELDEAGREVAECLDALEFNPHDLEETEERLFAIRGLARKHQVAPDALPELAATLSGRLATLERGAEDIAELTRAVKEADGAYDAAAERLSAARVQAAERLDAAMATELAPLKMERAVFRTEITPGEPGPEGRDAVAFTVATNPGAPSGPLNKIASGGELSRFLLALKVCLSEERNRGVTMIFDEIDRGVGGATADAVGRRLKALAGGGQVLVVTHSPQVAALGAHHWRVQKRIEQEMTLSTVTPLDADAREDELARMLSGDTVTPEARAAARALLAG from the coding sequence ATGCTGCGCGCGCTTGAAATCCGTGACATGCTGATCATCGACCGGCTGGACCTGATGTTCCAGCCCGGTCTCAACGTGCTCACCGGCGAGACCGGGGCGGGCAAGTCGATCCTGCTGGATTCGCTGGGATTCGTGCTGGGCTGGCGCGGTCGTGCCGAGCTGGTGCGCAGCGGTGCCGCGCAGGGCGAGGTGACGGCGGTGTTCGAGCTGAGCTCCGGCCACGCGGCGCGCGGCGTTCTGGAGGAGGCGGGGCTGCCGGTCTCCGACGAGCTGATCCTGCGGCGGGTGAATTCGGCGGATGGGCGCAAGACCGGCTGGGTCAACGACCGCCGCGCCAGCGGCGAAGTGCTGCGGCGGCTCTCGGATACGCTGGTCGAACTGCATGGCCAGCATGACGACCGCGGCCTGCTGAACCCTTCGGGCCACCGGACGATTCTCGACAGCTATGCGGCGATCTCCGCCGAGCTGGCGGCGGTGCGCGCGGCCTGGGCCGAGCGCCGCGGCGCGCGCAAGCGGCTGGAGGCGGCGGAGGCGGCGCTGGCCGAGATGCGCGCCGAGGAGGAGTTCCTGCGCCACGCGGTGGAGGAGCTCGACACGCTTGCGCCGGGGCCGGAGGAAGAGGCCGAACTCGACACCCGCCGCCGCACCATGCAGGCCGCCGAGCGCATCCGCGAGGATATAGCCCGGGCCTCCGATGCGCTTGGGTATGAGGGGGCCGAGGGCGCCATGGCCAATGCGCTGCGCTGGCTCGAAGGTGCCTCGGATAAGGCCGAGGGGCGTCTGGAGGCGGCGATTGCCGCGCTGACCCGCGCCATGGCGGAGCTTGACGAGGCCGGGCGCGAGGTCGCCGAATGTCTCGATGCGCTGGAGTTCAACCCGCACGATCTGGAAGAGACCGAGGAGCGGCTTTTTGCCATTCGCGGTCTGGCGCGCAAGCATCAGGTGGCCCCCGATGCGCTGCCCGAGCTGGCGGCGACCCTCTCGGGGCGGCTGGCGACGCTGGAGCGCGGCGCCGAGGATATCGCCGAGCTGACCCGCGCGGTGAAAGAGGCGGATGGTGCCTATGATGCGGCGGCGGAGCGCCTGAGCGCGGCACGGGTGCAGGCGGCGGAACGGCTCGACGCGGCCATGGCCACCGAGCTGGCGCCGCTGAAAATGGAGCGCGCGGTGTTCCGCACCGAGATCACGCCGGGCGAGCCGGGCCCGGAGGGGCGCGACGCGGTGGCCTTCACCGTGGCGACGAATCCGGGCGCACCCTCGGGACCGCTGAACAAGATCGCCTCGGGCGGTGAGCTGTCGCGCTTCCTGCTGGCGCTGAAGGTCTGCCTCTCGGAAGAGCGCAACCGGGGCGTGACGATGATCTTCGACGAGATCGACCGCGGCGTCGGCGGCGCCACGGCCGATGCGGTGGGCCGGCGGCTGAAGGCGCTGGCCGGCGGCGGGCAGGTGCTGGTGGTGACCCATTCGCCGCAGGTGGCGGCGCTCGGCGCGCATCACTGGCGGGTGCAGAAGCGGATCGAGCAGGAGATGACCCTCTCGACGGTGACACCGCTCGATGCGGATGCGCGCGAGGACGAACTGGCGCGGATGCTTTCGGGCGACACGGTCACCCCCGAGGCCCGCGCGGCGGCACGGGCGCTGCTGGCGGGGTAG
- a CDS encoding outer membrane protein assembly factor BamD → MAGGRSRKIVIGAAFSAIVLAGCTAQERPGFARGNVPIETYSAEQIYERGEFEIDRRDGETAAFYFGEVERLYPYSDWAKRALIMQAYAYHLEKDYENSRASAQRYIDFYPTDDDAAYAQYLLALSYYDQIEEVGRDQGLTFQALQALRTVIERYPDSEYARSSILKFDLAFDHLAGKEMEIGRYYLKRQHYGAAINRFRVVVEDFQTTTHTPEALHRLVEAYLSLGLTDEAQTAGAILGYNYQGTDWYEDSYKLLTGRGLELEAAGDNWLSKIYRQMVKGQWL, encoded by the coding sequence ATGGCAGGCGGCAGATCGCGGAAGATTGTGATCGGGGCGGCTTTTTCCGCCATTGTTCTGGCCGGTTGCACGGCGCAGGAACGTCCGGGCTTTGCCCGGGGGAATGTTCCCATCGAGACCTATTCCGCCGAGCAGATCTATGAGCGCGGCGAGTTCGAGATCGACCGCAGGGATGGCGAGACAGCGGCGTTCTATTTCGGCGAGGTCGAGCGGCTTTATCCCTATTCCGACTGGGCCAAGCGCGCCCTGATCATGCAGGCCTATGCCTATCATCTCGAGAAGGATTACGAGAATAGCCGCGCATCGGCGCAGCGCTATATCGACTTCTACCCGACCGATGACGACGCCGCCTATGCGCAGTATCTTCTGGCACTCAGCTACTACGACCAGATCGAGGAAGTGGGCCGCGACCAGGGGCTGACCTTCCAGGCGTTGCAGGCGCTGCGCACGGTGATCGAGCGCTATCCCGACAGCGAATACGCGCGCTCGTCGATTCTGAAATTCGATCTCGCCTTCGACCATCTCGCCGGCAAGGAGATGGAGATCGGCCGCTATTACCTCAAGCGTCAGCATTACGGCGCGGCGATCAACCGGTTCCGTGTGGTGGTCGAGGATTTCCAGACCACCACCCACACGCCCGAGGCGTTGCACCGGCTGGTGGAGGCCTATCTGTCGCTGGGCCTCACCGACGAGGCGCAGACCGCTGGTGCGATTCTCGGTTACAACTATCAGGGCACCGACTGGTACGAAGACAGCTACAAGCTGCTGACGGGCCGGGGGCTCGAGCTGGAGGCCGCGGGCGACAACTGGCTGTCGAAGATCTATCGCCAGATGGTCAAGGGCCAGTGGCTTTAG
- the lpxC gene encoding UDP-3-O-acyl-N-acetylglucosamine deacetylase: MQTTLRSAVTFQGVGLHSGKPARMTIRPAMAEHGIWFKRTDILLGDTLVPARWDAVEVTPLCTRIVNAAGVAVSTIEHVMAALAGCGVHNALIEIDGPEVPILDGSAAPFVRGILARGVRGLHAPVRAIEILKPVEVKTDSGWARLSPAPEGEGLSMDFHIAFTDSAIGTQDKSLNLANGTFVRELCDSRTFCRQSDVEAMQANGLALGGTYENAVVVDGDAVLSPGGLRHDDEAVRHKMLDALGDLFTAGAPIIGHYEGHKAGHAITNMLLHALFADPEAYRLTLCDRLVAARLPGAGVERDEIPAVA; the protein is encoded by the coding sequence GTGCAGACGACACTCCGTTCCGCTGTGACCTTTCAAGGCGTTGGCCTGCATTCCGGCAAGCCCGCGCGTATGACGATCCGTCCGGCCATGGCCGAGCACGGCATCTGGTTCAAGCGGACCGATATCCTGCTGGGCGACACGCTGGTGCCCGCGCGCTGGGACGCCGTCGAGGTGACCCCGCTCTGCACCCGCATCGTCAACGCCGCCGGTGTCGCGGTCTCGACCATCGAACATGTCATGGCCGCGCTGGCCGGTTGCGGCGTGCATAACGCGCTGATCGAGATCGACGGTCCGGAAGTGCCGATTCTCGATGGTTCCGCCGCCCCCTTCGTGCGCGGCATCCTGGCGCGCGGCGTACGCGGCCTGCATGCGCCGGTGCGCGCCATCGAGATCCTCAAGCCCGTCGAGGTGAAGACCGACAGCGGCTGGGCCCGGCTGAGCCCGGCGCCGGAAGGCGAGGGGCTGAGCATGGATTTCCACATCGCCTTCACCGATTCCGCCATCGGCACGCAGGACAAGAGCCTCAACCTCGCCAACGGCACCTTTGTGCGCGAGCTCTGCGACAGCCGCACCTTCTGCCGTCAGTCGGATGTGGAGGCGATGCAGGCCAACGGGCTGGCGCTCGGCGGCACCTATGAAAACGCCGTGGTGGTCGATGGCGACGCGGTGCTCTCGCCGGGCGGTCTGCGCCATGACGACGAGGCGGTGCGCCACAAGATGCTCGACGCCCTGGGCGATCTCTTTACCGCTGGCGCGCCGATCATCGGCCATTACGAGGGCCACAAGGCGGGCCACGCCATCACCAATATGCTCCTGCATGCGCTCTTTGCGGATCCGGAGGCCTATCGCCTCACGCTCTGCGACCGGTTGGTTGCCGCGCGCCTGCCCGGGGCCGGTGTCGAGCGCGACGAGATCCCCGCCGTCGCCTGA
- the ftsZ gene encoding cell division protein FtsZ, producing MTLNLSMPGQEELKPRITVFGVGGAGGNAVNNMITQQLEGVDFVTANTDAQALQQSMAHNKVQLGVKVTEGLGAGARASVGAAAAEESIEQIVDHLAGAHMCFITAGMGGGTGTGAAPIIAQAARELGVLTVGVVTKPFQFEGAKRMRQAEDGVEALQKVVDTLIIIPNQNLFRLANEKTTFTEAFSLADNVLYQGVKGISDLMVRPGLINLDFADVRSVMDEMGKAMMGTGEAEGEERAIQAAEKAIANPLLDEISLKGAKGVLINITGGHDLTLFELDEAANRIREEVDADANIIVGSTLDDSMEGVMRVSVVATGIDATAVQNDIPVPRRKLSEPLKPTMTDEAPAPAAAAPAPAPAQAPAPAPKPAPAPVAAQVAEPEYEEDEPSLFESLESERHAQEPAESLFEEPAPAAAQAQDDLPPPAYRPQVAQFQPQPDALEAEPETFVAPRAPTPGTPSPDTMARLQAAAARNRQQAAGQAQAPRQMQPQQPAGAARGTEGDKPRFGINSLINRMTGHAQEAAPAPRRQQPPVQAHQPAPVSDPEEAQDQDRIEIPAFLRRQAN from the coding sequence ATGACACTCAACCTCTCGATGCCCGGCCAGGAAGAGCTGAAGCCCCGGATTACGGTCTTCGGCGTGGGCGGTGCCGGCGGCAACGCCGTCAACAACATGATCACCCAGCAGCTCGAGGGCGTGGATTTCGTCACCGCGAACACCGACGCGCAGGCGCTGCAACAGTCCATGGCGCATAACAAGGTGCAGCTGGGCGTGAAGGTGACCGAGGGGCTGGGCGCCGGTGCGCGGGCTTCCGTGGGCGCCGCCGCCGCCGAGGAGAGCATCGAGCAGATCGTCGATCACCTGGCCGGCGCGCATATGTGCTTCATCACCGCCGGCATGGGCGGCGGCACCGGCACCGGTGCAGCCCCGATCATCGCGCAGGCCGCGCGCGAGCTGGGCGTGCTGACCGTCGGCGTGGTGACCAAGCCCTTCCAGTTCGAAGGCGCCAAGCGCATGCGTCAGGCCGAGGACGGCGTCGAGGCGCTGCAAAAGGTCGTCGACACGCTGATCATCATTCCGAACCAGAACCTGTTCCGTCTGGCCAACGAAAAGACCACCTTCACCGAGGCGTTCTCGCTTGCCGACAATGTGCTTTATCAAGGTGTGAAGGGCATTTCCGACCTGATGGTGCGCCCGGGCCTGATCAACCTCGACTTCGCCGATGTCCGCTCGGTGATGGACGAGATGGGCAAGGCGATGATGGGCACCGGCGAGGCCGAGGGCGAGGAACGCGCGATCCAGGCGGCCGAGAAGGCTATAGCGAACCCGCTGCTCGACGAGATTTCGCTGAAGGGCGCGAAGGGCGTGCTGATCAACATCACAGGCGGCCACGACCTGACGCTGTTCGAACTCGACGAGGCGGCCAACCGCATCCGCGAGGAAGTGGATGCCGACGCCAATATCATCGTCGGCTCGACGCTGGATGACAGCATGGAAGGCGTGATGCGCGTCTCCGTCGTCGCCACCGGCATCGACGCCACCGCCGTGCAGAACGATATCCCGGTGCCGCGCCGCAAACTGTCGGAGCCGCTGAAGCCGACCATGACCGATGAAGCGCCGGCCCCGGCTGCCGCCGCACCGGCTCCCGCGCCGGCACAGGCCCCGGCTCCGGCACCGAAACCCGCGCCGGCCCCGGTTGCCGCGCAGGTGGCAGAGCCGGAATACGAGGAGGACGAGCCGTCGCTCTTTGAGTCGCTGGAGAGCGAGCGCCACGCGCAAGAGCCTGCGGAGAGCCTCTTCGAAGAGCCGGCCCCCGCCGCGGCCCAGGCCCAGGACGATCTGCCGCCGCCGGCCTACCGTCCGCAGGTGGCGCAGTTCCAGCCGCAGCCCGACGCGCTCGAAGCCGAGCCCGAAACCTTTGTCGCGCCGCGCGCGCCGACGCCGGGCACGCCTTCGCCGGACACCATGGCCCGGCTTCAGGCCGCCGCCGCGCGCAACCGCCAGCAGGCGGCAGGGCAGGCGCAGGCGCCGCGTCAGATGCAGCCGCAGCAGCCTGCGGGGGCCGCGCGCGGAACCGAGGGCGACAAGCCGCGCTTTGGCATCAACTCGCTGATCAACCGCATGACCGGCCATGCCCAGGAAGCGGCGCCCGCGCCGCGCCGCCAGCAGCCGCCGGTTCAGGCTCATCAGCCGGCACCGGTGTCGGATCCGGAAGAGGCGCAGGATCAGGACCGGATTGAAATTCCCGCCTTCCTGCGGCGTCAGGCGAACTGA
- the ftsA gene encoding cell division protein FtsA: MIELYESQRAMRNMRKAAMQRGVVAILDVGSSKIACLVLRFDGTEKLGDDGIGSLAGQSGFRVIGAATTRSRGVKFGEIAAMGETERAIRTAVQAAQKMAGIRVDHVIVCFSGAEPRSYGLAGQVEIESTMVTEQDVARVLSACDVPDFGHGREVLHAQPVNFALDHRSGLNDPRGQIGQQLATDMHMLTVNAQAIQNIAHCVKRCDLELAGLASSAYASGIAALVEDEQELGSACIDMGGGTTGVSIFMKKHMIYADAVQMGGNHVTGDISMGLQIPMAMAERIKTFYGGVVATGMDDREMIEISGDTGDWHHDRRQVSRAELIGIMRPRVEEILEEVRSCLDAAGFEHMPSQQIVLTGAASQIPGLDGLASRILGSQVRLGRPMRVHGLPQAATGPGFASAVGMCLFAAHPQDEWWDFEIPVDKYPARSLKRAVKWFRDNW, translated from the coding sequence ATGATCGAGCTCTATGAATCCCAGCGCGCCATGCGCAACATGCGCAAGGCGGCGATGCAGCGGGGGGTGGTGGCGATCCTGGACGTGGGCAGCTCCAAGATCGCCTGCCTGGTGCTGCGCTTCGACGGCACGGAAAAGCTGGGCGATGACGGCATCGGCTCGCTGGCCGGTCAGTCGGGCTTCCGCGTCATCGGCGCGGCGACGACGCGCTCGCGCGGGGTGAAATTCGGCGAGATCGCCGCCATGGGCGAGACCGAGCGCGCCATCCGCACCGCCGTGCAGGCGGCGCAGAAGATGGCCGGCATCCGGGTCGATCACGTCATCGTCTGTTTCTCGGGCGCCGAGCCGCGCAGCTACGGGCTGGCCGGGCAGGTCGAGATCGAGAGCACCATGGTGACCGAGCAGGACGTGGCGCGGGTGCTCTCGGCCTGCGACGTGCCGGATTTCGGCCATGGCCGCGAGGTGCTGCACGCGCAGCCGGTGAATTTCGCGCTCGATCACCGCTCCGGGCTGAACGACCCGCGCGGCCAGATCGGGCAGCAGCTTGCCACCGACATGCATATGCTGACGGTGAACGCGCAGGCGATCCAGAACATCGCGCATTGCGTCAAGCGCTGCGATCTGGAGCTCGCGGGGCTCGCGAGCTCGGCCTATGCCAGCGGCATCGCGGCGCTGGTCGAGGACGAGCAGGAGCTGGGCTCGGCCTGTATCGACATGGGCGGTGGCACCACCGGCGTGTCGATCTTCATGAAGAAACACATGATCTATGCGGATGCCGTGCAGATGGGCGGCAACCATGTGACCGGCGACATTTCCATGGGGCTCCAGATCCCCATGGCGATGGCCGAGCGCATCAAGACCTTTTACGGCGGTGTCGTCGCCACCGGCATGGACGACCGCGAGATGATCGAGATCTCGGGCGATACCGGCGACTGGCATCATGACCGCCGGCAGGTCAGCCGCGCCGAGCTGATCGGCATCATGCGGCCCCGGGTGGAGGAGATCCTCGAAGAGGTGCGCTCCTGTCTGGATGCCGCCGGCTTCGAGCATATGCCGAGCCAGCAGATCGTGCTGACGGGCGCGGCGAGCCAGATCCCCGGGCTCGACGGGCTGGCGAGCCGGATCCTGGGCTCGCAGGTGCGTCTGGGCCGGCCGATGCGGGTGCACGGGCTGCCGCAGGCGGCCACCGGCCCGGGCTTTGCCAGCGCCGTGGGCATGTGCCTTTTCGCGGCGCATCCGCAGGACGAATGGTGGGATTTCGAGATCCCGGTCGACAAATACCCGGCGCGCTCGCTGAAACGCGCGGTGAAATGGTTCCGCGACAACTGGTGA
- a CDS encoding cell division protein FtsQ/DivIB, with protein MTETPAPQVHRPDPAPSRLKYRIERLMLTPLFRLALRVGLPALIGFGATSWYFSYEDHRTAVLDAIAGIRNQIETRPEFMVNLMAIDGASPGVSEDIREILPIDFPVSSFDLDLGLMQGAIVGLDAVESARLRIRQGGVLQIDVTERVPVALWRLRGELELLDDSGARVRPAMARSDYPELPVIAGKGADDFVAEAVELVQAAAPLAGRLRGLERIGERRWDVVLDRGQRLMLPETGAVRALERAIAMDQAVDMLSRDIAAVDLRLPRRPTLRLNGEAIGEYWRIKAMETGENQ; from the coding sequence ATGACCGAGACGCCCGCGCCGCAGGTCCACCGCCCCGATCCCGCGCCCTCGCGGCTGAAATACCGCATCGAGCGGCTGATGCTGACGCCGCTCTTCCGGCTGGCGCTGCGGGTCGGGCTGCCGGCGCTGATCGGTTTCGGTGCGACGAGCTGGTATTTCTCCTATGAGGATCACCGCACCGCCGTGCTCGACGCGATCGCCGGCATCCGCAACCAGATCGAGACGCGGCCGGAATTCATGGTCAATCTCATGGCCATCGACGGCGCCAGCCCCGGCGTCTCCGAGGATATCCGCGAGATCCTGCCCATCGACTTTCCCGTCAGCTCCTTCGATCTCGATCTCGGCCTGATGCAGGGCGCGATTGTCGGGCTGGATGCGGTCGAGAGCGCGCGGCTGCGCATCCGGCAGGGCGGGGTGTTGCAGATCGACGTGACCGAGCGCGTGCCGGTGGCGCTCTGGCGGCTGCGCGGCGAGCTGGAGCTGCTCGACGATAGCGGCGCGCGGGTCAGGCCGGCGATGGCGCGGAGCGACTATCCCGAGCTGCCGGTGATCGCGGGCAAGGGCGCGGACGATTTCGTCGCCGAGGCGGTGGAGCTGGTGCAGGCGGCGGCGCCGCTTGCCGGGCGGCTGCGCGGTCTGGAGCGGATCGGCGAACGCCGCTGGGATGTGGTGCTGGATCGCGGCCAGCGCCTGATGCTGCCCGAGACGGGCGCGGTGCGGGCGCTGGAACGCGCCATCGCCATGGATCAGGCGGTGGACATGCTGTCGCGCGATATCGCGGCGGTGGATCTGCGGCTGCCGCGGCGCCCGACGCTGCGGCTGAACGGCGAGGCGATAGGCGAATACTGGCGGATCAAGGCCATGGAGACCGGAGAAAACCAATAA